In Isoptericola jiangsuensis, the following proteins share a genomic window:
- the dapB gene encoding 4-hydroxy-tetrahydrodipicolinate reductase, translating to MSSIAVAVVGAAGRMGTQACAAVEAADGLELVARITSGDDVGARVRESGAQVAVDLTVPSVTEANVHAILDAGAHAVVGTTGWDDASRGRVTEHLERLNAGRTDGLGVLIAPNFGLSAVLAMTFAAKAARYFESAEVVELHHPDKVDAPSGTARHTAAAIAAARTEAGLGTSPDATQTGWEARGADVDGVRVHAVRLRGLVAHEEILFGNAGEQLTIRQDSFDRASFMPGVLLAVREVGSRPGLTVGLEHVLDLS from the coding sequence GTGAGCAGCATCGCGGTGGCCGTCGTCGGGGCGGCGGGTCGCATGGGCACGCAGGCGTGCGCCGCCGTCGAGGCGGCCGACGGGCTGGAGCTCGTCGCGCGGATCACGTCGGGCGACGACGTCGGCGCCCGGGTGCGGGAGTCCGGCGCTCAGGTCGCCGTGGACCTCACGGTCCCGTCGGTGACCGAGGCGAACGTGCACGCGATCCTCGACGCGGGCGCGCACGCCGTCGTCGGGACGACCGGGTGGGACGACGCCTCACGCGGTCGGGTCACCGAGCACCTGGAGCGTCTCAACGCCGGCCGTACGGACGGTCTCGGGGTGCTCATCGCCCCGAACTTCGGGCTGTCGGCGGTGCTGGCGATGACGTTCGCGGCGAAGGCGGCGCGGTACTTCGAGTCCGCCGAGGTCGTGGAGCTGCACCACCCGGACAAGGTCGACGCGCCGTCGGGCACCGCCCGGCACACGGCCGCGGCCATCGCCGCCGCGCGGACGGAGGCGGGCCTCGGCACGTCCCCGGACGCCACGCAGACCGGCTGGGAGGCGCGCGGCGCGGACGTCGACGGCGTGCGCGTGCACGCCGTGCGGCTGCGCGGCCTGGTCGCGCACGAGGAGATCCTCTTCGGCAACGCGGGCGAGCAGCTGACGATCCGGCAGGACTCGTTCGACCGGGCGTCGTTCATGCCCGGCGTGCTGCTCGCGGTGCGCGAGGTCGGTTCGCGCCCGGGCCTGACGGTCGGGCTCGAGCACGTCCTGGACCTGTCGTGA
- a CDS encoding tetratricopeptide repeat protein, which yields MTDARRRPPRGLVGAVTVTVLLAIYVWAIGGRGAAMIASGEPVLVAIGLAVLVIPLLVVGLVAREFVLAARVQRMADELAAAGELPVDDLPRSPGGRIDRAAADEAFAPARQAVEADPGSWRAWYHLAFAYDAAGDRRRARAALRRASALFRA from the coding sequence GTGACGGACGCTCGGCGACGGCCGCCCCGCGGGCTGGTCGGGGCGGTCACCGTCACCGTCCTGCTCGCGATCTACGTGTGGGCGATCGGCGGGCGCGGGGCGGCGATGATCGCCTCGGGCGAGCCGGTGCTCGTCGCGATCGGGCTGGCCGTGCTGGTCATCCCGCTGCTCGTGGTGGGCCTGGTCGCGCGCGAGTTCGTCCTGGCGGCCCGCGTGCAGCGCATGGCGGACGAGCTCGCCGCGGCCGGCGAGCTGCCGGTCGACGACCTGCCCCGCTCGCCCGGTGGCCGGATCGACCGTGCCGCCGCGGACGAGGCGTTCGCCCCGGCGCGCCAGGCCGTCGAGGCCGACCCGGGGAGCTGGCGCGCCTGGTACCACCTGGCGTTCGCCTACGACGCGGCGGGCGACCGTCGGCGGGCCCGGGCCGCGCTGCGGCGCGCCTCGGCGCTGTTCCGCGCCTGA
- a CDS encoding MFS transporter translates to MRGCPGARAHPPDHRTVRDAAAGITVLAVANFVAITTEVLPVGLLPQLARGVDVAEETAGLLVTVYAFVVAALALPLTLATRRLPRKGLLLTTLGVYVASNVVVALAPTFAVVAAGRTLGGIGHAVFFSVSIAYAARLVGPLHTGRALTLVTGGGTLGFVLGVPLGTSLGAAVGWRWSFAVLAAVCLVTALLVARLLPAVTVPPATAGTTHERRAGTSRLVAVAATNTAVFAGQYTVYTYVALLLLATGLTEGLVGPVLLVFGATGLVGLWAAGRFLDRRPRTLTLVTLGVVVGSLLAVAAALPAALPVLVACCLWLAAFGALPATFQAAALRTRGAGADVAGSVVNATANFGIGAGAAVGSQVIGAAGPAVLALVGAAVVGVALVVVLLARDAFPAEAG, encoded by the coding sequence GTGCGAGGATGTCCCGGTGCCCGAGCCCACCCGCCCGACCACCGGACCGTCCGGGACGCCGCCGCCGGGATCACCGTCCTCGCCGTCGCGAACTTCGTCGCCATCACCACCGAGGTGCTCCCCGTCGGCCTGCTGCCCCAGCTCGCCCGCGGCGTCGACGTCGCCGAGGAGACCGCGGGGCTGCTCGTCACCGTGTACGCGTTCGTCGTGGCGGCCCTCGCGCTCCCGCTGACCCTCGCCACCCGGCGCCTGCCCCGCAAGGGCCTGCTCCTGACCACCCTCGGGGTGTACGTGGCGAGCAACGTCGTCGTCGCGCTCGCCCCGACGTTCGCGGTCGTCGCGGCGGGACGCACGCTCGGCGGGATCGGGCACGCGGTGTTCTTCTCGGTGTCGATCGCGTACGCAGCGCGGCTCGTCGGCCCCCTGCACACGGGGCGGGCGCTCACGCTCGTCACCGGGGGCGGCACGCTCGGCTTCGTCCTCGGCGTACCGCTCGGCACCTCGCTCGGCGCGGCCGTGGGCTGGCGCTGGTCGTTCGCCGTGCTGGCCGCCGTCTGCCTGGTCACCGCGCTGCTCGTGGCGCGCCTCCTGCCCGCCGTCACGGTGCCCCCCGCCACGGCGGGGACGACCCACGAACGACGCGCCGGCACCTCCCGGCTCGTGGCCGTCGCCGCGACCAACACCGCCGTGTTCGCCGGGCAGTACACCGTCTACACCTACGTCGCCCTGCTGCTCCTGGCCACGGGGCTCACCGAGGGACTCGTCGGCCCCGTGCTGCTCGTGTTCGGCGCGACCGGGCTCGTCGGCCTGTGGGCCGCGGGACGGTTCCTCGACCGGCGTCCCCGCACCCTGACGCTCGTCACCCTGGGCGTCGTCGTCGGCTCCCTGCTCGCCGTCGCCGCGGCGCTGCCCGCCGCCCTGCCCGTGCTCGTGGCCTGCTGCCTGTGGCTGGCCGCGTTCGGCGCGCTGCCCGCCACCTTCCAGGCGGCGGCGCTGCGGACCCGCGGTGCGGGCGCCGACGTCGCCGGGTCCGTCGTCAACGCCACCGCGAACTTCGGGATCGGGGCGGGAGCGGCCGTCGGGTCCCAGGTGATCGGCGCGGCCGGACCTGCCGTGCTCGCCCTCGTGGGCGCCGCGGTCGTCGGCGTCGCGCTCGTCGTCGTGCTGCTCGCGCGCGACGCGTTCCCCGCCGAGGCGGGCTGA
- a CDS encoding HdeD family acid-resistance protein yields the protein MREDDPADVTVEQVRNPFRRVWWLPVVRGVCFVVLGLLLMIEPLGELEVLRLLLGAFLVLDAVLVCVQWLVHRHQVGSAWWLAQAGVDVVFGVVVAFWPDLGPTSLYYVLASWAIVAGVTAVVGGAALVRNRDLGWPWMVTFGLTAALFGVLLVTRPLDSLDVLRLVTIVFALLAFVAGAIHLVSGFAVRSVARELQGLREEAGKAGVVVTGGSVLGSADPRFAPAAATGPAAPAPAEPEQVVPATGEPPAAAARPQAPGAVAGADVADRGGDPAERRDDPGDGRPVP from the coding sequence ATGCGCGAGGACGACCCGGCGGACGTGACGGTCGAGCAGGTGCGCAACCCGTTCCGGCGGGTGTGGTGGCTGCCGGTGGTGCGCGGCGTGTGCTTCGTCGTGCTCGGGCTGCTGCTCATGATCGAGCCGCTCGGGGAGCTGGAGGTGCTGCGGCTGCTGCTGGGCGCGTTCCTCGTGCTCGACGCCGTGCTCGTGTGCGTGCAGTGGCTGGTGCACCGCCACCAGGTCGGGTCGGCGTGGTGGCTGGCGCAGGCCGGGGTGGACGTCGTCTTCGGCGTCGTCGTCGCGTTCTGGCCGGACCTCGGACCGACGTCGCTCTACTACGTGCTGGCGAGCTGGGCGATCGTCGCCGGGGTGACGGCCGTCGTCGGCGGGGCCGCGCTGGTCCGCAACCGGGACCTGGGCTGGCCGTGGATGGTGACGTTCGGGCTGACGGCCGCGCTGTTCGGGGTGCTGCTGGTGACGCGTCCGCTCGACTCCCTGGACGTGCTGCGGCTCGTGACGATCGTCTTCGCGCTGCTCGCGTTCGTCGCCGGGGCGATCCACCTGGTGTCGGGCTTCGCGGTGCGGTCCGTCGCCCGGGAGCTCCAGGGGTTGCGCGAGGAGGCCGGCAAGGCGGGGGTGGTCGTCACCGGCGGCTCGGTGCTCGGGTCGGCCGACCCGCGGTTCGCACCCGCGGCGGCGACAGGACCGGCGGCGCCCGCACCTGCGGAACCGGAGCAGGTCGTCCCTGCGACGGGAGAGCCGCCCGCGGCGGCCGCGAGGCCGCAGGCGCCCGGCGCGGTGGCCGGGGCCGACGTGGCCGACCGGGGCGGCGACCCCGCCGAGCGGCGCGACGACCCGGGCGACGGCCGCCCGGTCCCCTGA
- a CDS encoding GNAT family N-acetyltransferase, with protein sequence MALFRETADVSVRPAVPGDEDAVTRVQVDAWRATHAEVLGGATDLLDVDVMRDRWRDAIVAPPGPGFAVLVALDGPRVVGFAAVGPGQLLALEVDPGARRSGHGSRLLAAAVDRLRTDGAQDVVTWVLDGDVARERFLGESGLGPDGTERALATGVRDVVERRWSAAV encoded by the coding sequence ATGGCACTGTTCCGCGAGACCGCAGACGTCTCCGTCCGGCCCGCCGTCCCCGGCGACGAGGACGCCGTCACCCGGGTCCAGGTCGACGCCTGGCGGGCGACCCACGCCGAGGTGCTCGGCGGCGCGACGGACCTCCTCGACGTCGACGTCATGCGCGACCGCTGGCGCGACGCCATCGTCGCGCCGCCCGGGCCGGGCTTCGCCGTGCTGGTCGCCCTCGACGGACCGCGCGTCGTCGGGTTCGCCGCCGTCGGCCCCGGCCAGCTCCTCGCCCTCGAGGTCGACCCGGGCGCACGACGGTCGGGTCACGGCTCGCGCCTGCTCGCCGCGGCCGTGGACCGGCTGCGCACCGACGGCGCGCAGGACGTCGTGACGTGGGTGCTGGACGGTGACGTCGCCCGCGAGCGCTTCCTCGGCGAGTCGGGCCTGGGGCCGGACGGCACCGAGCGGGCCCTCGCCACCGGCGTGCGCGACGTCGTCGAGCGCCGGTGGTCGGCGGCCGTCTGA
- a CDS encoding MFS transporter — translation MVSRARWTLMAQFAVFGVLGTSWMSRLPSIRADLGLSAAELGGLLVVGGAGTLAAVMVTGAVVARLGSRTTLVVATVGNVLGFGLVAAATTTGEVALFALGACLNGMCGALTNVPININAAAVERAIGRAVLPHFHAAFSIGAAVGALLAAGFAWTGSPVAVQLAVVTGAVTLARALLIGPSTALAPERAPRAGADGRRGAGARGALGAWREPRTLLIGLVLLAASLSEGSAGTWMALAVVDGFAARESVGAVAYGTFVGAMTVVRFLGTGLIDRFGRVTVLRVSGVSALVGLLAFGLAPSLPLAWVGIVAWGCGAALANPIAISAASDEPVHAAARVAVASSFSTVAMLAAPPLLGLLADGVGVRTALLTICGAAVLSLALAGQVRPPATSTAPAPAADRDARAEG, via the coding sequence GTGGTGTCCCGCGCCCGGTGGACGCTCATGGCGCAGTTCGCGGTGTTCGGCGTCCTCGGCACGTCCTGGATGAGCCGGCTCCCCTCGATCCGCGCCGACCTCGGGCTCTCCGCGGCCGAGCTGGGCGGCCTGCTGGTGGTCGGCGGTGCGGGCACCCTGGCGGCCGTCATGGTGACGGGCGCCGTCGTGGCGCGCCTCGGCAGCCGCACCACCCTCGTCGTCGCGACGGTGGGCAACGTGCTCGGGTTCGGCCTGGTCGCCGCCGCGACCACGACCGGCGAGGTGGCCCTGTTCGCGCTCGGTGCGTGCCTCAACGGCATGTGCGGGGCGCTCACGAACGTGCCGATCAACATCAACGCCGCGGCCGTGGAACGCGCGATCGGGCGGGCCGTGCTGCCGCACTTCCACGCGGCGTTCTCCATCGGCGCGGCGGTGGGTGCGCTGCTCGCGGCCGGCTTCGCCTGGACGGGCTCCCCCGTCGCCGTGCAACTCGCCGTCGTGACCGGTGCGGTCACCCTGGCCCGGGCGCTGCTCATCGGGCCGTCCACCGCGCTGGCCCCGGAGCGTGCGCCCCGCGCCGGGGCGGACGGCCGCCGCGGCGCCGGGGCCCGGGGCGCGCTCGGGGCGTGGCGGGAGCCCCGCACCCTCCTCATCGGTCTCGTCCTGCTCGCGGCCTCGCTGTCCGAGGGGTCGGCCGGCACCTGGATGGCCCTCGCGGTCGTCGACGGGTTCGCCGCGCGGGAGTCCGTGGGGGCCGTCGCGTACGGCACGTTCGTCGGCGCGATGACGGTCGTGCGGTTCCTCGGCACGGGCCTCATCGACCGGTTCGGCCGCGTCACCGTGCTGCGGGTCTCCGGGGTCTCGGCGCTGGTGGGCCTGCTGGCGTTCGGCCTGGCGCCGAGCCTGCCCCTGGCCTGGGTCGGCATCGTGGCGTGGGGGTGCGGCGCCGCGCTCGCCAACCCCATCGCGATCTCCGCCGCCTCGGACGAGCCGGTGCACGCCGCCGCCCGGGTCGCGGTCGCCTCCTCGTTCTCCACGGTCGCGATGCTCGCCGCGCCGCCCCTGCTCGGCCTCCTCGCCGACGGCGTGGGCGTGCGCACCGCGCTGCTCACCATCTGCGGCGCCGCCGTCCTCTCCCTGGCGCTGGCCGGGCAGGTCCGGCCGCCCGCGACCTCGACCGCACCGGCCCCCGCCGCCGACCGCGACGCCCGCGCCGAGGGATGA
- a CDS encoding AzlD domain-containing protein, with protein sequence MTPTVLWVCVLASSLAAFGLKLAGHLVPQHWLATERVQRTSTLVTVALLVSLVVVQTFADGRAVVVDARVPALAVAAVALALRAPFLVVVVLAAATAAGLRALGWG encoded by the coding sequence ATGACACCCACCGTCCTGTGGGTCTGCGTGCTCGCGTCGTCCCTGGCCGCGTTCGGGCTCAAGCTCGCCGGGCACCTCGTGCCGCAGCACTGGCTCGCCACCGAGCGCGTGCAGCGCACCTCGACGCTCGTCACCGTCGCGCTGCTCGTCTCCCTCGTGGTGGTGCAGACGTTCGCCGACGGCCGGGCGGTCGTGGTGGACGCCCGCGTGCCCGCCCTCGCGGTGGCGGCGGTGGCGCTCGCGCTGCGCGCGCCGTTCCTGGTCGTCGTCGTCCTCGCGGCGGCCACGGCCGCGGGCCTGCGCGCCCTCGGCTGGGGCTGA
- a CDS encoding AzlC family ABC transporter permease — protein MTPPRSPATDAAARQGLSVAVATGLYGVSFGALAVVAGLSVAQTAALSLLLFSGGSQFAVVGVVAAGGSPVAAIATSTLLGARNTLYGAVVAPLLDVRGWRRVAAAQLTIDESTAVAVAQRDPAAVRTGFWVTGIGVFVLWNVFTLVGALAGDALGDPRAWGLDAAAAAAFLALVWPRLSGRLAQGVAALAAAVSLALVPVAPAGVPVLAAAAAAVVVGLVTSGPGTSGTRATGGAR, from the coding sequence GTGACCCCGCCCCGCTCCCCCGCGACCGACGCCGCCGCGCGCCAGGGCCTGTCGGTCGCCGTCGCCACCGGGCTGTACGGCGTCTCGTTCGGCGCGCTGGCCGTCGTGGCCGGCCTGTCGGTCGCGCAGACCGCCGCGCTCAGCCTCCTGCTGTTCTCCGGCGGCTCGCAGTTCGCCGTCGTGGGCGTCGTCGCCGCGGGGGGCTCCCCCGTCGCCGCGATCGCGACCTCCACCCTGCTGGGCGCCCGCAACACCCTCTACGGCGCCGTCGTCGCGCCGCTGCTCGACGTGCGCGGGTGGCGGCGCGTCGCCGCCGCCCAGCTCACCATCGACGAGTCGACCGCCGTCGCCGTCGCCCAGCGCGACCCCGCCGCCGTGCGCACCGGGTTCTGGGTGACGGGGATCGGCGTCTTCGTGCTGTGGAACGTCTTCACGCTGGTCGGGGCCCTGGCCGGGGACGCCCTCGGCGACCCGCGCGCCTGGGGGCTCGACGCCGCTGCGGCCGCCGCGTTCCTGGCCCTGGTGTGGCCCCGCCTGTCCGGGCGCCTCGCCCAGGGGGTCGCGGCGCTCGCCGCGGCCGTCTCCCTCGCCCTCGTGCCCGTCGCCCCTGCCGGGGTGCCCGTCCTGGCGGCGGCCGCCGCCGCCGTCGTCGTCGGGCTCGTCACCAGCGGGCCCGGCACGTCCGGCACCCGCGCCACCGGAGGTGCCCGATGA
- the dapA gene encoding 4-hydroxy-tetrahydrodipicolinate synthase yields MTLPLTPARPFGAVLTAMVTPMADTGKVDLDAAARLAVRLVDEGNDGLVLSGTTGEAPATHAPEKADLVRAVVEAVGDRAAVLTGAGSNDTAHAVRMAEQAAEAGADGLLVVSPYYSRPTQEGLYRHFAAVADATDLPVMLYDVPARAGVRIGADTYHRIAAHPRVVATKDATGDVAAAAGLRESTGLAWYSGDDGLLLPFLAHGATGIVSVSAHVVARAFAEVVRLFDAGDHAAALRAFTPTLPVIAALNGTGAQAVMTKAALHVLGALPNRELRLPNVAASDDDAALVRAALIAAGVPGAGTTP; encoded by the coding sequence ATGACGCTGCCCCTGACCCCCGCGCGCCCTTTCGGCGCCGTCCTCACCGCGATGGTCACGCCGATGGCGGACACCGGGAAGGTCGACCTCGACGCCGCGGCGCGGCTCGCGGTGCGGCTCGTGGACGAGGGCAACGACGGGCTCGTGCTGTCCGGCACGACGGGGGAGGCCCCGGCGACGCACGCGCCGGAGAAGGCGGACCTCGTGCGGGCCGTCGTCGAGGCCGTCGGCGACCGTGCCGCCGTCCTGACGGGGGCGGGCTCGAACGACACCGCGCACGCGGTCCGGATGGCCGAGCAGGCCGCGGAGGCGGGCGCGGACGGCCTGCTCGTCGTGTCGCCCTACTACTCGCGGCCGACCCAGGAGGGCCTCTACCGGCACTTCGCGGCCGTCGCCGACGCCACCGACCTGCCCGTCATGCTGTACGACGTCCCGGCGCGCGCCGGCGTGCGCATCGGCGCCGACACCTACCACCGGATCGCCGCGCACCCGCGGGTCGTGGCGACCAAGGACGCGACCGGCGACGTCGCGGCCGCCGCCGGGCTGCGGGAGTCCACCGGGCTCGCCTGGTACTCCGGCGACGACGGCCTGCTGCTGCCGTTCCTCGCGCACGGCGCCACCGGCATCGTGTCGGTCAGCGCACACGTCGTGGCGCGGGCCTTCGCCGAGGTCGTCCGCCTGTTCGACGCCGGCGACCACGCGGCCGCGCTGCGCGCCTTCACCCCGACGCTGCCCGTCATCGCCGCCCTCAACGGCACCGGTGCGCAGGCCGTCATGACCAAGGCGGCGCTCCACGTCCTCGGCGCGCTGCCCAACCGTGAGCTGCGGCTGCCCAACGTGGCCGCCTCCGACGACGACGCGGCGCTCGTGCGCGCCGCCCTCATCGCCGCCGGCGTACCAGGCGCCGGCACCACGCCCTGA
- a CDS encoding ribonuclease J, with the protein MSHPHPELSLPPELPSGGLRIVALGGLGEVGRNMAVLEHEGRLLIIDCGVLFPEDHQPGVDLILPDFEYIADRLDDIDGIVLTHGHEDHIGAVPYLLRLRRDIPLYGSQLTLAFVDAKLKEHRIRPVLRVVKEGDTAQVGAFSCEFVAVNHSIPDALAVAVTTAAGTVLHTGDFKMDQLPLDGRVTDLRAFARLGEQGVDLFMVDSTNAEVPGFVTNEVEIGPVLDNVFAQAEKRIVVASFSSHVHRVQQVLNAAHAHGRKVALAGRSMIRNMGIAAELGYLDVPPGVLVDMKKADQIPDHELVYMCTGSQGEPMAALSRMANGDHKVKIGHGDTVILASSLIPGNENSVFRVINGLTRLGARVVHSGNAKVHVSGHASAGELLYCYNILKPKNVMPVHGEVRHLVANAALAVKTGVPADRVVLAEDGVVVDLVDGKASVVGAVPCGYVYVDGSSVGEVTENELKDRRTLGEEGFVSVFAVVSTATGKVLAGPQILARGMAEDAAVFDEIQPEVVRALEDAVAAGATDTYQLQQVMRRVIGQWVNRRLRRRPMIVPVVVEA; encoded by the coding sequence GTGAGCCACCCTCACCCCGAACTCTCCCTCCCCCCCGAGCTGCCGAGCGGCGGTCTGCGGATCGTCGCCCTCGGCGGCCTCGGCGAGGTCGGCCGCAACATGGCCGTCCTCGAGCACGAGGGCCGTCTGCTGATCATCGACTGCGGCGTCCTCTTCCCCGAGGACCACCAGCCCGGCGTCGACCTGATCCTGCCGGACTTCGAGTACATCGCCGACCGTCTCGACGACATCGACGGCATCGTGCTCACCCACGGCCACGAGGACCACATCGGCGCCGTGCCGTACCTGCTGCGGCTGCGCCGTGACATCCCGCTGTATGGCTCCCAGCTGACCCTCGCGTTCGTCGACGCCAAGCTCAAGGAGCACCGCATCCGCCCCGTGCTGCGGGTCGTCAAGGAGGGCGACACCGCGCAGGTCGGCGCGTTCTCCTGCGAGTTCGTCGCGGTCAACCACTCCATCCCGGACGCCCTCGCCGTCGCCGTCACCACGGCCGCCGGCACGGTGCTGCACACCGGCGACTTCAAGATGGACCAGCTGCCGCTCGACGGCCGCGTCACCGACCTGCGGGCGTTCGCCCGCCTCGGCGAGCAGGGCGTCGACCTGTTCATGGTCGACTCCACCAACGCCGAGGTCCCGGGCTTCGTCACGAACGAGGTCGAGATCGGCCCCGTCCTGGACAACGTGTTCGCCCAGGCCGAGAAGCGCATCGTCGTCGCGTCGTTCTCGTCGCACGTGCACCGCGTCCAGCAGGTCCTCAACGCCGCCCACGCCCACGGCCGCAAGGTCGCCCTGGCCGGCCGGTCCATGATCCGCAACATGGGCATCGCCGCCGAGCTCGGCTACCTCGACGTGCCCCCGGGCGTCCTCGTCGACATGAAGAAGGCCGACCAGATCCCCGACCACGAGCTCGTGTACATGTGCACCGGCTCCCAGGGCGAGCCCATGGCCGCGCTGAGCCGGATGGCGAACGGCGACCACAAGGTCAAGATCGGCCACGGCGACACCGTCATCCTCGCCAGCTCCCTCATCCCGGGCAACGAGAACTCGGTGTTCCGCGTCATCAACGGGCTCACCCGCCTCGGCGCGCGCGTCGTGCACTCCGGCAACGCGAAGGTGCACGTCTCCGGCCACGCCAGCGCCGGCGAGCTGCTCTACTGCTACAACATCCTCAAGCCGAAGAACGTCATGCCGGTGCACGGCGAGGTCCGCCACCTCGTGGCCAACGCGGCGCTCGCGGTGAAGACCGGTGTCCCTGCCGACCGCGTCGTGCTCGCCGAGGACGGTGTCGTCGTCGACCTCGTGGACGGCAAGGCGTCCGTCGTCGGGGCCGTGCCGTGCGGCTACGTGTACGTCGACGGCTCGTCGGTCGGCGAGGTCACCGAGAACGAGCTCAAGGACCGGCGCACGCTCGGCGAGGAGGGCTTCGTGTCCGTCTTCGCCGTGGTGTCGACCGCCACGGGCAAGGTCCTGGCCGGCCCGCAGATCCTCGCGCGCGGCATGGCCGAGGACGCCGCGGTGTTCGACGAGATCCAGCCGGAGGTCGTGCGAGCCCTGGAGGACGCCGTCGCCGCCGGCGCCACGGACACCTACCAACTCCAGCAGGTCATGCGCCGCGTCATCGGGCAGTGGGTCAACCGCCGCCTGCGGCGCCGCCCGATGATCGTCCCGGTGGTCGTCGAGGCCTGA
- a CDS encoding TetR/AcrR family transcriptional regulator, with translation MARPRLHDDALRTRLLDLASEAVSRDGERGLTVRAVAAAAGTSPSAVYTLFGSREDLLAAVSTEGFRRFAAHLAAVARTDDPAADLRALGEAYRRSALADPHYYRVLFDRGVRPGRSAPPAVEQPTFVVLRDAVSRLLAAGAPDGAPTPRPSDADAAETVAVALWGLVHGLVTLELAGQLPGTEDERAARFAAATGAVGPALLATVAPPP, from the coding sequence ATGGCCCGGCCCCGCCTCCACGACGACGCCCTGCGCACCCGCCTGCTCGACCTCGCCTCCGAGGCCGTGTCCCGCGACGGCGAGCGGGGCCTGACCGTGCGCGCGGTCGCGGCGGCGGCCGGCACCAGCCCCTCGGCCGTCTACACGCTCTTCGGGTCCCGCGAGGACCTGCTCGCCGCCGTCAGCACCGAGGGGTTCCGCCGCTTCGCCGCGCACCTCGCCGCCGTCGCGCGCACCGACGACCCCGCCGCCGACCTGCGCGCGCTCGGTGAGGCCTACCGTCGCAGCGCGCTCGCCGACCCGCACTACTACCGCGTCCTGTTCGACCGCGGCGTCCGCCCCGGCCGGTCCGCCCCCCCGGCCGTCGAGCAGCCCACGTTCGTCGTCCTGCGCGACGCGGTCTCCCGGCTCCTCGCCGCGGGCGCCCCCGACGGCGCGCCGACGCCGCGTCCGTCCGACGCCGACGCCGCCGAGACCGTCGCGGTCGCGCTGTGGGGCCTCGTCCACGGCCTCGTGACGCTCGAGCTCGCCGGGCAGCTGCCCGGCACCGAGGACGAGCGCGCGGCCCGCTTCGCCGCGGCCACCGGGGCGGTCGGCCCGGCGCTCCTCGCGACCGTCGCTCCCCCGCCCTGA